The Romeriopsis navalis LEGE 11480 genomic interval GCGTGCTCACGAATGGTATTCACTGTTCTGAGAGATATTCGATTAGTTCACGCCCTTTCTCCCATTATTCCACCCATAAGCATAGAAATGCATCTGTACTGGTGCAAGATCTGAGAAATCTAACTTTTGCCAATAAGCCAGACGAGGATTTTAGAACCATTTTGGGATGAATGCGATCGTGATATCCGTTCAACGTCGTTTCGATCGACGATACTCCTTCTTTGCCGTACCATCGACCCAAATGGTGCGATACCAGTAAGGCCCATGACGATACTCGGTATTGGCACAACGACAATTGAACTTGCCACATTTGCGATACTCTTGCCGCCAGCCATCCGTATCTTGTACGGGAGCCGGTGCCGACTTCAAA includes:
- a CDS encoding DUF6788 family protein is translated as MPARPDADRLLQQAKRLPLNDLEQLALSLAEEVERLKSAPAPVQDTDGWRQEYRKCGKFNCRCANTEYRHGPYWYRTIWVDGTAKKEYRRSKRR